One Magnolia sinica isolate HGM2019 chromosome 2, MsV1, whole genome shotgun sequence genomic window, TTTTTGACCTCGATAATGGATGGGACTTACAATAGCATCTTGTTGTCATCTTCAAAGATTAGGGGAGGAATACAATCTAGAAGGTCTTCTGCAGTTGAGGAAGAGCTAGGGGTTGACTCAGAGGACAACAGGGATTGCAGAAAACTGATAGCTTCTCTTTGGATGGAAGGTTGATCCGTTATAGTCCCAGCACCTCCCAACTggatttcttggatccccaaccTTTTAACTTTTTCCAAAGCTGAAAGGTGGAAAAACATCGTGTTCCTATTGCCTTCTTCTAACCAGAAGTTGCGAGCCTTCTGCTTCCAAAAGATTTCTTTAGCAAGTTCCATTTTGGCCAGATTGAGCTTGGCCCCTGCTAATTCAGTTGAACTAATCGCCGAATTGGATTGGGCATTGACTTCCAAGTGCGGCAGCTCTTGCTTGGTTTTTTTGATATTCTGGAAGATGTTACCGAAAACGTCACGGTTCCACACTTTCATATGCATTTTAACCTTCTTAAATTTTAGTAAAAGGTTTAACATGGGCTGGGGAGATAGATCTTCAGCCCAAGCATGTTCGATAACGTGGGAGAAGGACCCGTCAGGAAGCCACATCCTCTGGAATCGGAAGGGCCTAGGAACCGAGGGGGCAGCCCTCATTGTAATTATAACAAGAAAGGTTGGATGATTTATTTGGATTATCCATCACTCGGGGCCCATCTTTGGATGCCCACTTTGTGTAGTAGTCACTTTCATTTCAATAGATCCTAACTACCAAAACAATACATAAgaaatggatggttcatatttaTTATGCCATAAATTGGAGTAtcaatcatgtgtggcccaccttcaattGCTCATTCCCTCTTAAATTTGTTCCAATTTGAACATCCTAATCATCCAATAAAGGGATAAGAAATGGACAATCTATACTTATTGTATTAGATATGACCAACCATTCATCCAGAGTGTCCTTTCATTTTGTTTTAACTTCATTATTTCTGCATTTCTTTCATGCTTTTCGCTAAATGCTATAACCACTAGGAGCGTGAGATGGTTTTACGCAACCATTTCAGTAATCATTTTCTGTTCCTAGTTTTAATCTTTTCCCTAGGGTTTTAGACATCAAAATCTCCTAACGAGGCACATCGTACCCAGCCTCTCAGTAAGAATTAAATTAATTAGTGCTATGTGGATAAAGGACTGAATACCTGATACGTGGTGGATGCTGATGACATCAATGAACCCTAATGATATATGTCGGTCAGAATAAACTAGTGCATGGTTTATTAAGTAACCAACCAAATCTATTACTAACCTATATATTTTACTATATAAATAAGAGAGTATCTTAAATCAATGACTTCCGACCTTAGAGAAACATATTTTCAAAGTAATGACACATTTAAATTTCTCTCAAGCAGAATTGCAGCCTTAAAATGAGAAATAGCATTCAAGATTTTGATTGAATCAAAATTGTATAGATCATGTATAcatttaaaaaatatttgaaagagGCAACAATTTTTGCTGAATGGGTCGTGAGGCTCCGTTAGAAGCCATGAAGAAGCATGTTTTGGTCGGGCAATCCTCCAAGTGGTAATGTAGATATCGAGCAATGCCCAACTGTCATGGAAGCAAGCAAAGCCTTCTCTACATCTTCAGACATGCTTCTTTGGATCATTGAGAGAATGTAATCAACAAAGACCGCGTCGCATGGAAATGTGATAGGCCCGTTACATGGTAACCCAAACATGTCTTCAGACATTTTAAAGAGCTGTTTGAAGATGGGACTGTTGAGATACACCAAAGGAACCACAAAACGTCTTCCGTCTGTGGTGTACACGACGAAGTGCCCCTTATCTGCCACTGATGTGCTGCACCCACTTGAATCTGGAGAGCCATTGCTGGGTCTCAAAAATGAGTTTCTCCTCCTCCCAAGGGCAGCCACCTTCTGCCCTTTTTTCACCATCTCCACAAGCTTCTTGGTGTTGATCATGGTCTACTCTATGAGTTGCAGGTGACCTAAATCTTAGATTGAAAAAGATGTGAATTGTGTTGTGCAAAAAGCAATGGAGGTGATTAGTTATATACATTCAAGGGTGGGGCACTATATTTAAGTGTAGGTTTCATATGTTAGGGAGCAAAGGATACAATAGCATGTGCTGATTAGATGAGATTTTAAGTTTGACGGTGGGTATGTCTGCCTTTTGTTGTCAAGGCATTTGTAAAATCAATTGTTGTTAAGAGATTTCGAAGAAAACATTTAGGGAGTCAAGTTTTGGTCATTCAGCTGACTTCTCATGATTAGTGATTGCTCTATCCATCAATTAAGAGAGAAGTATAAATGATACAGTGTCAATGATAAATgcagaccatccaaatcgtgtAAACACATGCCACATCTACGTGGCAATGAAAAGAATGAGATATAATAAAACTTTAATTGATTAGAATTTTAATTTtaccttttaattttatttttttccttttcattgggTTGTATCCAAGCCCACGCAATAGTACAGTATATATGGTCCACATTTGAGGCCCCATGAGCAAGCTGCGTGCTCTAGTAGACCCTTCCACAGAAGACATTAATTTAATATCATGTGGTCTCAAGTCTACCTATCACGTGATAAAGTACTGGACAGGAACTGCACGTGGTAAAAGATGCAAAAGTATGGGAAAGTTATTCTCAACCGACTAAGAACGTAATCACAACCTGAATCCCTTAATGGTCCACGAGCACGTGGTTTTGCTTGCCTTCCACCCTAACATTAATAAGCTACACCACATGTAGTGGGGCCTTCATTGCAAATACCTCTCCAACACTCTATAATTGTTTTACAATCGAATACTGTCCATAGAAACCCAACATGTGCATACCCACGCCAATTAAAGCCAGCCTTACTAAAGGTCGAATGCATTCGATCATCAGAATTATTTGATCCCTATCTAAATGTTTCTATGGTCCTCAGCCAGAGGTTACTATTGCTTTTCCAAaaagaatttttatttaaaaaaggcTACATAAATGATCAGTCTAATTATCATTCCACTGCCTTATGCtgtggtcgccgtgcgagcaaaTGGATCCATGGTTGGGTgtacccattgtaatgtttagaTAAAAATCCACCCAAACTACGAGGTGCATCACTCTATATTAGACCAATGAACCAAAAATTAGCTCCATTAGTAATTTAGGTGgataacatttttatttttatttttccttctgaAACTTGATTCACTGTATATTTCTCAAA contains:
- the LOC131228773 gene encoding auxin-responsive protein SAUR64-like is translated as MINTKKLVEMVKKGQKVAALGRRRNSFLRPSNGSPDSSGCSTSVADKGHFVVYTTDGRRFVVPLVYLNSPIFKQLFKMSEDMFGLPCNGPITFPCDAVFVDYILSMIQRSMSEDVEKALLASMTVGHCSISTLPLGGLPDQNMLLHGF